In the genome of Pseudomonas sp. HS6, one region contains:
- the madM gene encoding malonate transporter subunit MadM — MWDLIEKGLEHNGLVTAFAFVGVIMWVSVILSKRLTFGRIHGSAIAIVIGLVLAWVGGTMTGGQKGLADLSLFSGIGLMGGAMLRDFAIVATAFEVQATEAKKAGLIGVIALLLGTILPFIVGACMAWAFGYRDAVSMTTIGAGAVTYIVGPVTGAAIGATSDVMALSIATGLIKAILVMVGTPVAARWMGLDNPRSAMVFGGLAGTVSGVTAGLAATDRRLVPYGALTATFHTGLGCLLGPSLLFFIVRGIVG; from the coding sequence ATGTGGGATCTCATTGAAAAAGGTCTGGAACACAACGGCCTGGTCACCGCGTTTGCCTTCGTCGGCGTGATCATGTGGGTCTCGGTGATTCTCTCCAAACGCCTGACGTTCGGGCGAATTCACGGCTCGGCGATTGCCATCGTCATCGGCCTGGTGCTGGCCTGGGTCGGTGGCACCATGACCGGCGGCCAGAAGGGCCTGGCGGATCTGTCGCTGTTCTCCGGCATCGGCCTGATGGGCGGCGCGATGCTGCGGGATTTCGCCATCGTCGCCACCGCGTTCGAGGTGCAGGCGACCGAGGCGAAGAAGGCCGGGTTGATTGGTGTGATCGCGCTGCTGCTGGGCACGATCCTGCCGTTCATTGTCGGTGCGTGCATGGCCTGGGCGTTCGGTTATCGCGATGCGGTGAGCATGACCACCATCGGCGCGGGGGCGGTGACTTACATCGTCGGGCCTGTGACCGGCGCAGCGATTGGCGCGACCTCGGATGTGATGGCGCTGTCGATTGCCACCGGGTTGATCAAGGCGATTCTGGTGATGGTCGGTACGCCCGTGGCGGCGCGCTGGATGGGCCTGGATAACCCGCGCTCGGCAATGGTGTTTGGCGGGTTGGCCGGGACCGTAAGTGGTGTGACGGCGGGGCTGGCGGCGACGGATCGGCGGTTGGTGCCTTATGGGGCGTTGACGGCTACTTTCCACACTGGGCTTGGGTGCTTGCTGGGGCCTTCGTTGTTGTTCTTCATCGTGCGCGGAATTGTGGGCTGA
- the mdcE gene encoding biotin-independent malonate decarboxylase subunit gamma has protein sequence MSGYSVRGLNWFNALSAGANAVEGLPSSLKVADGPLGRFIAVVADPENRFPRARNGEVGLLEGWGLAKAVDDAITADQDKTQKRPLIAIVDVPSQAYGRREEALGIHQALAGAADAYARARLAGHPVIALLVGKAMSGAFLAHGYQANRLIALRDPGVMVHAMGKASAARVTLRSVEELEALASSVPPMAYDIDSYASLGLLWETLSVQQIEQPTAEDLARVGECLKQAIGDIGATDLSNRLGAKNREASSRVRELLRAQW, from the coding sequence ATGAGTGGTTATTCCGTGCGCGGTTTGAACTGGTTCAACGCCCTGAGCGCGGGTGCGAATGCCGTTGAAGGGTTGCCGTCATCGCTGAAGGTCGCCGACGGGCCACTCGGGCGCTTTATCGCGGTGGTCGCCGATCCGGAAAACCGTTTCCCTCGGGCTCGCAACGGCGAAGTCGGTTTACTCGAAGGCTGGGGCCTGGCGAAAGCGGTGGACGACGCAATCACCGCCGACCAAGACAAAACGCAAAAGCGTCCCTTGATTGCCATCGTCGATGTGCCGAGCCAGGCCTACGGTCGTCGCGAAGAAGCCCTCGGCATTCATCAGGCTCTGGCCGGTGCGGCGGACGCTTACGCCCGCGCGCGACTGGCCGGGCATCCGGTGATTGCGCTGCTGGTGGGAAAGGCCATGTCGGGGGCGTTTCTGGCCCACGGTTATCAGGCCAACCGCTTGATCGCCCTGCGTGATCCGGGGGTGATGGTGCATGCGATGGGCAAGGCTTCGGCGGCGCGGGTGACCTTGCGCAGCGTCGAAGAACTGGAAGCCCTGGCGTCCAGTGTGCCGCCGATGGCCTATGACATCGACAGCTATGCCAGCCTCGGATTGCTTTGGGAAACCCTGTCGGTGCAGCAGATCGAGCAGCCGACGGCGGAGGATCTGGCGCGGGTCGGCGAATGCCTGAAGCAAGCCATCGGAGATATTGGCGCGACGGATTTGAGCAATCGCCTCGGCGCGAAAAATCGCGAAGCCTCCAGCCGTGTACGTGAGCTGCTGAGGGCGCAGTGGTGA
- a CDS encoding YceI family protein, translating to MLKKTLAALAIGSAVLSANVMAADYTVDKQGQHAFVDFKISHLGYSYITGTFKDIDGTFSFDAAKPEDSKIEFNVNTASVFTNNAERDKHISSKDFLKVADFPKATFKSTSVKTTGKNADGKVTADVTGDLTIAGVTKPVVVKATFLGEGKDPWGGYRAGFEGTTSIKRSDFGKMMDLGPQSDAVELYVTFEGVKAK from the coding sequence ATGTTGAAAAAGACTCTCGCCGCTCTGGCAATCGGTTCCGCTGTGCTGTCCGCCAACGTGATGGCCGCTGACTACACCGTCGACAAACAAGGCCAGCACGCCTTCGTCGATTTCAAGATCAGCCACTTGGGCTATAGCTACATCACCGGTACGTTCAAGGACATCGACGGCACCTTCAGCTTCGACGCTGCCAAGCCTGAAGACAGCAAGATCGAGTTCAACGTGAACACCGCCAGCGTCTTCACCAACAACGCTGAGCGTGACAAGCACATCTCCAGCAAAGACTTCCTGAAAGTCGCCGATTTCCCGAAAGCGACCTTCAAGTCCACCAGCGTTAAAACCACCGGCAAAAACGCCGATGGCAAAGTCACTGCTGACGTGACTGGCGACCTGACCATTGCTGGTGTCACCAAGCCAGTTGTGGTCAAGGCCACTTTCCTGGGTGAAGGCAAGGATCCATGGGGCGGCTACCGTGCCGGCTTCGAAGGCACCACCAGCATCAAGCGCTCTGATTTCGGCAAGATGATGGACCTGGGTCCACAGTCCGATGCCGTTGAGCTGTACGTGACGTTCGAAGGTGTCAAAGCGAAGTAA
- the madL gene encoding malonate transporter subunit MadL, whose protein sequence is MIIYGVALLAICTLAGVIMGDLLGVLLGVKSNVGGVGIAMILLICARLWMQKRGGMTKDCEMGVGFWGAMYIPVVVAMAAQQNVVTALHGGPVAVLAAIGSVVLCGCTIALISRTHKGEPLPDEPAEVSPVGTPVGGR, encoded by the coding sequence ATGATTATTTACGGTGTGGCGCTGCTGGCGATCTGTACGCTGGCAGGGGTGATCATGGGTGATCTGCTCGGCGTGCTGCTGGGGGTCAAATCCAACGTTGGCGGGGTCGGTATCGCCATGATCCTGTTGATCTGCGCGAGGTTGTGGATGCAGAAGCGCGGCGGCATGACCAAGGATTGCGAAATGGGCGTCGGCTTCTGGGGCGCCATGTACATTCCGGTAGTGGTGGCAATGGCCGCGCAACAGAACGTTGTCACCGCCCTGCACGGCGGCCCGGTGGCGGTGCTGGCGGCAATCGGTTCGGTGGTGCTCTGTGGCTGCACCATTGCCCTGATCAGCCGTACCCACAAGGGCGAACCGTTGCCCGACGAGCCGGCGGAAGTTTCCCCGGTCGGCACGCCCGTAGGAGGTCGCTGA
- a CDS encoding cytochrome b: protein MQLRNSSSRYGWVSIFMHWGVALAVFGLFGLGLWMVGLGYYDPWRKAGPDLHKSIGLILLGVMVLRVLWRFISPPPPTLTSYSRMTRLGAKFGHAFLYLCLFAVMIAGYLISTAEGVGIPVFDWFEVPALVSGLPDQADNAGAIHLYLAWALVIFSGLHALAALKHHFIDRDVTLKRMLGRKA from the coding sequence ATGCAGCTACGTAACTCTTCTTCGCGCTACGGTTGGGTCAGCATCTTCATGCACTGGGGCGTGGCGCTGGCAGTCTTCGGATTGTTCGGCCTCGGGCTGTGGATGGTTGGTCTCGGGTACTACGATCCCTGGCGCAAGGCAGGGCCGGATCTGCACAAGAGCATCGGTCTGATCCTGCTGGGTGTCATGGTGTTGCGCGTGTTGTGGCGCTTTATCAGCCCACCGCCGCCCACCTTGACCAGCTATAGCCGCATGACGCGTCTGGGCGCCAAGTTCGGCCATGCCTTTTTGTACCTCTGCTTGTTCGCTGTGATGATTGCCGGTTACCTGATTTCCACCGCAGAAGGTGTCGGGATTCCGGTGTTTGACTGGTTTGAAGTGCCTGCACTGGTTTCCGGTCTACCGGATCAGGCAGACAACGCCGGTGCGATTCACCTCTACCTGGCATGGGCGCTGGTAATTTTTTCCGGCCTCCACGCGTTGGCAGCATTGAAGCACCACTTTATCGACCGTGATGTGACCCTCAAGCGAATGCTCGGTCGCAAAGCCTGA
- a CDS encoding hemolysin III family protein — MYHGEKLNAWTHLVGAVAAFVGGVWMLVIASLDGSPWKIVSVAIYAFTLLVLYSASTVYHSVRGRKKAIMKKVDHFSIYLLIAGSYTPFCLVTLRGPWGWTLFGIVWGLALIGILQEIKPRSEARILSIVIYAVMGWIVLVAVKPLIAALGTAGFAWLASGGVLYTVGIIFFALDHRLRHAHGIWHLFVIAGSLLHFVAILFYVL, encoded by the coding sequence ATGTATCACGGAGAAAAACTGAACGCCTGGACCCATCTGGTCGGGGCGGTAGCGGCGTTTGTCGGAGGCGTGTGGATGCTGGTGATCGCCAGCCTCGACGGCAGCCCGTGGAAAATTGTCAGCGTGGCGATTTACGCCTTTACGTTGCTGGTGCTCTACAGCGCCTCCACCGTGTACCACAGCGTGCGCGGGCGCAAGAAAGCAATCATGAAGAAGGTCGATCACTTTTCGATCTACCTGTTGATCGCCGGCAGCTACACGCCGTTCTGTCTGGTGACCCTGCGTGGGCCGTGGGGCTGGACGCTGTTCGGGATTGTCTGGGGATTGGCGCTGATCGGCATCCTGCAAGAGATCAAACCGCGCTCGGAGGCGCGGATCCTGTCGATCGTGATCTACGCGGTGATGGGCTGGATTGTGCTGGTGGCGGTCAAACCGCTGATCGCGGCGCTGGGGACGGCGGGGTTTGCCTGGTTGGCGTCGGGCGGCGTGTTGTACACCGTGGGAATCATCTTCTTTGCCCTCGACCATCGCCTGCGGCATGCCCACGGGATCTGGCATCTGTTCGTGATCGCCGGGAGCCTGCTGCACTTTGTGGCGATCTTGTTTTATGTCTTGTAG
- a CDS encoding LysR substrate-binding domain-containing protein: MLIDEELTLKKLEVFLAFMRTGNLARAAAELQTSNVSVHRAIHSLESALRCPLFKHEGRNLTPLESAYVLEERAQKLIQDVVESVRLTREAAGFSAERFKLGSLYSLTVKTVPQLIMGLKIRRSELNIDLILGSNIDLLYKLKNMEVDAILVSLDDSVNDPDCEQIPLFSDDIFLATPADSRFAQRSEVDLAEVRDETFITLTQGFATHQDGIRVFRQAGFEPKVAMQVNDIFTLLSMVSSGVGYALLPGRIAAVYENRVKLIPLQEKYRLQQHIGVVFLKAKERDPNLLALLAECRMYANRQSAV, translated from the coding sequence ATGCTGATCGACGAAGAATTGACCCTGAAGAAACTCGAGGTGTTCCTCGCCTTCATGCGCACCGGCAACCTCGCCCGCGCCGCTGCGGAGTTGCAGACCAGCAACGTCAGCGTGCACCGCGCAATCCATTCACTGGAAAGCGCACTGCGTTGTCCGTTGTTCAAACACGAAGGACGTAACCTGACACCGCTGGAAAGCGCCTACGTGCTCGAAGAACGCGCACAAAAGCTGATTCAGGACGTGGTCGAAAGCGTGCGCCTGACCCGCGAAGCCGCCGGGTTTTCGGCTGAACGCTTCAAGCTCGGCTCGTTGTATTCGTTGACGGTGAAAACCGTGCCGCAACTGATCATGGGCCTGAAGATCCGCCGCAGCGAACTCAACATCGACCTGATCCTCGGCTCGAACATTGACTTGCTCTACAAGCTGAAAAACATGGAAGTCGACGCGATCCTCGTGTCGCTGGACGACAGCGTCAACGACCCGGACTGCGAACAGATTCCATTGTTTTCCGACGACATCTTCCTCGCCACCCCGGCCGATTCGCGCTTCGCCCAACGCAGCGAAGTGGATCTGGCCGAAGTGCGCGACGAAACCTTCATCACCCTCACGCAAGGCTTCGCCACCCATCAGGACGGTATTCGGGTGTTCAGGCAGGCGGGGTTCGAGCCGAAGGTGGCGATGCAGGTCAACGACATCTTCACCCTGCTGAGCATGGTCAGTTCCGGGGTCGGTTACGCGTTGCTGCCGGGGAGGATTGCGGCGGTGTACGAGAACCGGGTGAAGCTGATTCCGTTGCAGGAGAAGTACCGGTTGCAGCAGCACATTGGGGTGGTGTTTTTGAAGGCTAAAGAACGCGATCCGAATCTGCTGGCGTTGTTGGCGGAGTGTCGGATGTATGCGAATCGCCAGTCGGCGGTGTGA
- a CDS encoding 16S rRNA (uracil(1498)-N(3))-methyltransferase, which produces MRLSRFFIDAPLSIGEHELPEAQAHYISRVLRMAEGDAVQLFDGSGHEFRGALLEVGKKRVTVRIDEQLAGQVESPLQIHLGQGLSRGERMDWAIQKATELGVNEITPIFSERCEVRLKDERADKRLLHWRQVAISACEQCGRSRVPVIHPPVLLADWLKQTEAELKLVLHPVAEPLVSHAKPSTLAFLIGPEGGLSDAEVEQAKANGFHAARLGPRVLRTETAPVVALAVAQQLWGDF; this is translated from the coding sequence ATGAGACTGTCCCGCTTCTTTATCGACGCCCCGCTCAGCATTGGCGAACACGAACTGCCGGAAGCCCAGGCGCATTACATCAGCCGCGTGCTGCGCATGGCCGAGGGCGATGCGGTGCAGCTGTTCGACGGTTCCGGCCACGAGTTTCGCGGTGCACTGCTGGAAGTCGGCAAGAAGCGCGTGACGGTCAGGATCGACGAACAACTCGCCGGCCAGGTCGAGTCACCGTTGCAAATCCACCTCGGCCAGGGCCTGTCCCGGGGCGAGCGGATGGACTGGGCGATCCAGAAAGCCACCGAACTGGGCGTCAACGAAATCACCCCGATTTTCAGCGAACGCTGCGAAGTCCGCCTCAAGGATGAACGCGCCGACAAACGCCTGCTGCACTGGCGTCAGGTAGCGATCAGCGCTTGCGAGCAATGCGGTCGTTCGCGGGTGCCGGTGATTCATCCGCCGGTGTTGCTGGCCGACTGGTTGAAACAGACCGAAGCCGAACTGAAACTGGTTCTGCACCCGGTGGCCGAACCCTTGGTCAGCCACGCCAAGCCATCGACGCTGGCGTTCCTGATAGGCCCTGAAGGCGGCTTGTCCGACGCCGAAGTCGAGCAGGCCAAGGCCAACGGCTTCCACGCCGCCCGCCTCGGCCCGCGCGTGTTGCGTACCGAGACGGCGCCGGTTGTGGCGCTGGCAGTAGCGCAGCAATTGTGGGGTGACTTCTAA
- the mdcH gene encoding malonate decarboxylase subunit epsilon, translating to MSSLLVFPGQGAQQPGMLQRLPRETLIEASDSLGEDVLRLDSSEALRNTRAVQLYLLIAGVAASRQLLQGGLTADYVAGLSIGAYPAAVVAGALSFSDALHLVSLRGELMQQAYPQGFGMTAIIGLQLSTVETLLAHVNGAETPVYLANINADNQVVIAGSDKAMQAVAELARSRGAGLAKRLAVSVPSHCPLLDEPAQTLAEAFVKVELKTPKIAYLSGSRARPVTKVEALRDDLAFNMCRVVDWRGTVQSAYERGVRLQIELPPGAVLTGLARRVFEQGTVTAFDSARLDTLQALLREEEGRRP from the coding sequence GTGAGCAGCCTGCTGGTGTTTCCCGGCCAGGGCGCGCAGCAACCCGGCATGCTCCAGCGTTTGCCTCGGGAAACGCTGATCGAGGCCAGCGATAGCCTCGGTGAAGATGTCTTGCGGCTGGATTCCAGCGAAGCGTTGCGCAACACCCGAGCGGTTCAGCTTTACCTGCTGATCGCCGGGGTCGCAGCCTCGCGGCAGTTGTTGCAGGGCGGACTCACCGCCGATTACGTCGCCGGCCTGTCCATCGGTGCCTACCCGGCAGCGGTGGTTGCCGGAGCATTGAGCTTCAGCGATGCGTTGCATCTGGTCAGCCTGCGCGGTGAGTTGATGCAGCAGGCTTATCCACAGGGCTTCGGCATGACCGCGATCATCGGTCTGCAATTATCCACAGTCGAAACGCTGCTGGCGCATGTGAACGGCGCAGAAACGCCGGTGTACCTGGCCAACATCAACGCCGATAACCAGGTGGTGATTGCCGGCAGCGACAAGGCGATGCAAGCGGTCGCCGAGCTGGCGCGCAGTCGTGGCGCCGGGCTGGCAAAACGTCTGGCGGTCAGCGTGCCGTCGCACTGCCCGCTGCTGGATGAACCTGCGCAAACACTCGCCGAAGCGTTCGTCAAAGTGGAACTGAAAACACCAAAAATCGCTTACCTGAGCGGCAGTCGCGCAAGGCCTGTGACCAAGGTAGAAGCGCTGCGCGACGATCTCGCCTTCAACATGTGCCGCGTGGTGGACTGGCGCGGCACCGTGCAAAGCGCCTACGAGCGCGGCGTGCGACTACAGATCGAACTGCCGCCCGGTGCGGTGCTGACCGGGCTGGCGCGCCGGGTGTTCGAGCAGGGGACTGTCACTGCCTTCGACAGTGCCCGGCTCGACACCTTGCAGGCGCTGTTGCGTGAGGAGGAGGGCCGACGACCCTAA
- a CDS encoding malonate decarboxylase holo-ACP synthase, with protein sequence MVNTSLAHDLLWGMTPAQLPADAPQWAIDSLAVGQPVVVRRALSEDGFVAVGVRGRLREQRLAAFMAIDSIACRVSPEALCHIESERDLPVMHALRQLRPMLDDCGWTWGISGSAGFELASGFAAMHETSDLDLILRTPQLITRNQARKLVAVFDQAICRVDLQLQTPFGAVTLREWASTSARVLLKNAHEACLVRDPWNPQEQAA encoded by the coding sequence GTGGTGAACACGTCTCTGGCCCACGATCTGCTGTGGGGCATGACGCCTGCGCAGTTGCCGGCGGATGCGCCGCAGTGGGCAATTGATTCGCTGGCTGTCGGGCAACCGGTGGTGGTGCGTCGAGCGTTGAGTGAAGACGGGTTTGTGGCGGTGGGCGTGCGTGGTCGGCTTCGCGAGCAGCGGTTGGCTGCGTTCATGGCGATTGATTCAATTGCCTGCCGGGTCAGCCCGGAAGCGCTTTGTCATATCGAGAGCGAGCGTGATCTGCCGGTCATGCACGCGCTGCGGCAACTGAGACCGATGCTTGATGATTGCGGTTGGACTTGGGGCATCAGCGGCAGCGCCGGGTTTGAATTGGCGAGCGGGTTTGCAGCAATGCACGAGACCAGTGATCTCGATCTGATCCTGCGTACACCGCAACTCATCACCCGTAATCAGGCACGTAAGTTGGTCGCGGTGTTCGATCAGGCGATCTGCCGGGTCGACCTGCAATTGCAGACGCCTTTCGGCGCGGTAACCCTGCGTGAATGGGCCAGTACCTCGGCGCGGGTGCTGCTGAAAAACGCCCATGAAGCCTGTCTGGTCCGCGACCCGTGGAACCCGCAGGAGCAAGCAGCGTGA
- a CDS encoding flavin monoamine oxidase family protein has protein sequence MSVGWLRACALVVLGLFSVTALAKDKTAIVIGGGLSGLTAAYELQNKGWQVTLLEAKPSLGGRSGMATSEWIGNDKAQPVLNKYVSTFKLNTTPAPEFVRTPGYLIDGEYFSAADLATKQPATAQALKAYEKTRDDLARSIDDPQNPAATNTLHALDQINVSSWLDKQNLPATARQLINQDIRTHYDEPSRLSLLYFAQQSRVYRGVSDRDLRASRLVGGSPVLAQAFVKQLKTIKTDSPVSAITQDKDGVTVKVGSVGYSADYVVLAVPLRALNKIQLTPALDAQHLAAIKGTNYGWRDQIMLKFKTPVWESKARMSGEIYSNTGLGMLWIEPALKGGANVVINLSGDNARVMQAFGDKQMVDQVLIRLHTFYPQARGSFTGYEIRRYSTDPSTGGSYLAFGPGQISKFWRLWERPLQRVAFAGEHTDTLYPGTLEGALRTGQRAASQVEDLAAGKSFEPIKVGPTAATAVAAGAAGAAVAAKKGNFFTNLFGGSDDDKKPEPVKAPEPAPAPAAPAPAPTPAPAPAPAEAPKPAAPVKAEPAKKAAAKPAAKKPAAKTEAKKAPAKPAAKKAEPAKKPAAKPAASTDTKAQ, from the coding sequence ATGTCTGTCGGTTGGCTGCGCGCCTGTGCGCTTGTGGTGTTGGGGCTGTTTAGCGTTACGGCGCTGGCCAAGGATAAAACCGCGATCGTGATCGGCGGCGGCCTGTCGGGCCTGACTGCGGCTTACGAACTGCAGAACAAGGGCTGGCAGGTGACGCTGCTGGAAGCCAAACCGAGCCTGGGCGGTCGCTCGGGCATGGCTACCAGCGAGTGGATCGGCAACGACAAGGCTCAGCCGGTGCTGAACAAGTACGTGTCGACCTTCAAGCTGAACACCACGCCGGCCCCTGAATTCGTGCGGACCCCGGGTTACCTGATCGACGGCGAATATTTCTCCGCTGCCGACCTGGCCACCAAGCAGCCGGCCACCGCTCAGGCGCTGAAAGCCTACGAGAAAACCCGCGACGACCTGGCGCGTTCGATTGACGATCCGCAGAACCCGGCCGCGACCAACACCCTGCACGCGCTCGACCAGATCAACGTCTCGAGCTGGCTCGACAAGCAGAACCTGCCCGCCACCGCGCGTCAGCTAATCAACCAGGATATCCGCACCCACTACGACGAACCTTCGCGCCTTTCGCTGCTGTACTTCGCGCAGCAGAGCCGGGTGTATCGCGGCGTGTCCGATCGTGACCTGCGCGCTTCGCGTCTGGTCGGCGGCAGCCCGGTGCTGGCCCAGGCCTTCGTCAAACAGCTGAAAACCATCAAGACTGATTCGCCGGTGTCTGCCATCACCCAGGACAAGGACGGCGTGACCGTCAAGGTCGGCAGCGTTGGCTACTCGGCAGATTACGTCGTGCTGGCGGTGCCATTGCGTGCCCTCAACAAGATCCAGCTGACCCCGGCGCTGGACGCCCAGCATCTGGCCGCCATCAAGGGCACCAACTACGGCTGGCGCGACCAAATCATGCTGAAGTTCAAGACGCCAGTATGGGAAAGCAAGGCGCGGATGTCCGGCGAGATCTACAGCAACACCGGTCTGGGGATGTTGTGGATCGAGCCGGCTCTGAAGGGCGGCGCGAACGTGGTGATCAACCTGTCCGGCGACAACGCCCGGGTGATGCAGGCCTTCGGCGACAAGCAGATGGTCGATCAGGTGCTGATCCGTCTGCACACGTTTTATCCACAGGCCCGTGGCTCGTTCACCGGTTATGAAATCCGTCGCTACAGCACCGACCCGTCGACGGGCGGTTCTTACCTGGCCTTTGGTCCTGGCCAGATCAGCAAATTCTGGCGCCTGTGGGAACGTCCGCTGCAACGCGTAGCGTTTGCCGGCGAACACACCGACACCTTGTACCCGGGCACTCTGGAAGGCGCGCTGCGTACCGGTCAGCGTGCGGCCAGTCAGGTTGAAGACCTGGCGGCAGGCAAATCGTTTGAGCCGATCAAGGTCGGCCCAACAGCGGCCACCGCCGTAGCGGCAGGCGCAGCGGGCGCGGCAGTGGCGGCAAAGAAAGGCAACTTCTTCACCAATCTGTTCGGCGGTTCGGACGACGATAAGAAACCAGAGCCCGTGAAAGCGCCAGAGCCGGCACCTGCTCCAGCCGCTCCAGCGCCTGCACCGACCCCGGCTCCAGCGCCAGCTCCGGCGGAAGCACCGAAGCCTGCGGCCCCGGTGAAAGCCGAGCCAGCGAAGAAAGCGGCGGCCAAACCAGCGGCGAAAAAGCCTGCGGCCAAGACCGAGGCGAAAAAAGCCCCGGCCAAACCTGCAGCGAAAAAGGCTGAACCGGCGAAGAAGCCAGCGGCCAAACCGGCGGCGAGCACCGATACGAAGGCTCAGTAA
- a CDS encoding adenosylmethionine--8-amino-7-oxononanoate transaminase, which yields MGLNNQWMQRDLAVLWHPCTQMKDHEQLPLIPIKRGEGVWLEDFEGKRYLDAVSSWWVNAFGHANPRINQRIKDQVDQLEHVILAGFSHQPVIELSERLVKITPEGLNRVFYADNGSSCIEVALKMSFHYWLNRGQSNKKRFVTLTNSYHGETMAAMAVGDVPLFTETYKALLMDTIKVPSPDCYLRPQGMSWEEHSRNMFAAMEQTLAENHDSVAAVIVEPLIQGAGGMRMYHPVYLKLLREACDRYGVHLIHDEIAVGFGRTGTMFACEQAGIRPDFLCLSKALTGGYLPLAACLTTDEVYSAFYDDYPTLRAFLHSHSYTGNPLACAAALATLDIFEQDNVIENNRALAQRMASATAHLVDHPNVSEVRQTGMVLAIEMVKDKATKEAYPWQERRGLKVFQHALERGALLRPLGSVVYFLPPYVITPEQIDFLAEVASEGIDIATRDSVSVAVPKDFHPGFRDPG from the coding sequence ATGGGCCTGAACAACCAGTGGATGCAACGCGATCTCGCGGTGCTGTGGCATCCCTGCACCCAGATGAAAGACCACGAACAGCTGCCGCTGATTCCGATCAAGCGCGGTGAAGGCGTCTGGCTGGAAGATTTCGAAGGCAAGCGCTACCTGGATGCCGTCAGCTCCTGGTGGGTCAACGCGTTCGGCCACGCCAACCCGCGCATCAACCAGCGCATCAAGGATCAGGTCGATCAACTGGAACACGTGATTCTGGCCGGTTTCAGCCATCAGCCGGTGATCGAGCTGTCCGAGCGGCTGGTGAAAATAACGCCCGAGGGCCTGAACCGGGTGTTCTACGCCGATAACGGTTCGTCCTGCATCGAAGTCGCGCTGAAAATGAGCTTTCACTACTGGCTCAACCGCGGCCAGTCGAACAAGAAGCGCTTTGTCACCCTGACCAACAGCTACCACGGCGAAACCATGGCGGCGATGGCGGTCGGCGACGTGCCGCTGTTCACCGAAACCTACAAAGCCCTGCTGATGGACACCATCAAGGTGCCGAGCCCGGATTGCTACCTGCGCCCCCAAGGCATGAGCTGGGAAGAGCATTCGCGCAACATGTTCGCGGCCATGGAGCAGACGCTGGCGGAAAATCATGACAGCGTCGCTGCCGTGATCGTCGAGCCGCTGATCCAGGGCGCCGGCGGCATGCGCATGTATCACCCGGTGTACCTCAAGCTGCTGCGCGAGGCCTGTGACCGTTACGGCGTGCATCTCATCCACGACGAAATCGCCGTCGGTTTCGGCCGTACCGGCACGATGTTCGCCTGCGAACAGGCCGGCATCCGCCCGGACTTCCTGTGCCTGTCGAAAGCCCTGACTGGCGGTTATCTGCCATTGGCGGCGTGCCTGACCACCGACGAGGTGTACAGCGCGTTCTACGACGATTACCCGACCCTGCGCGCCTTCCTGCATTCGCACAGCTACACCGGCAACCCGCTGGCGTGTGCAGCGGCGCTGGCGACTCTTGATATCTTCGAACAAGACAATGTGATCGAGAACAACCGGGCGCTGGCTCAACGCATGGCTTCGGCCACGGCGCATCTGGTGGATCATCCGAATGTTTCCGAAGTGCGCCAGACCGGCATGGTCCTGGCCATCGAGATGGTCAAGGACAAAGCCACGAAAGAGGCTTATCCGTGGCAGGAACGTCGCGGCCTGAAGGTGTTCCAGCATGCGCTGGAGCGTGGCGCGTTGCTGCGTCCACTGGGCAGCGTGGTGTATTTCCTGCCGCCGTACGTGATCACCCCGGAGCAGATCGACTTTCTCGCCGAAGTCGCCAGCGAAGGCATCGACATCGCCACCCGTGACAGCGTCAGCGTGGCGGTGCCGAAGGATTTCCATCCCGGGTTCCGTGATCCGGGCTGA